The following proteins come from a genomic window of Acidobacteriota bacterium:
- a CDS encoding hydrogenase maturation nickel metallochaperone HypA: protein MHEVSVARDILETALETVQPYPHTRVTAVRVKVGPLSNVLPDALLFAWEAVVEESGLAGAELVIDETSVSAQCGSCREDFPVDDYQFSCPYCGSRQITVVSGDELEIIDVEVEYVEGYHQA from the coding sequence ATGCACGAGGTCTCCGTCGCCCGCGACATCCTGGAAACCGCCCTGGAGACGGTGCAGCCCTACCCGCACACCCGGGTCACCGCGGTGCGCGTCAAGGTGGGGCCCCTCTCCAATGTCCTCCCCGACGCCCTCCTCTTCGCGTGGGAGGCGGTGGTGGAGGAGTCGGGGCTGGCAGGGGCGGAGCTGGTCATCGACGAGACCTCGGTGTCGGCCCAGTGCGGTTCCTGCCGCGAGGACTTCCCCGTGGACGACTACCAGTTTTCCTGCCCCTACTGCGGTTCGAGGCAGATCACCGTCGTCTCCGGCGACGAACTGGAAATCATCGATGTCGAGGTGGAGTACGTTGAAGGATATCATCAAGCTTGA